A stretch of DNA from Physeter macrocephalus isolate SW-GA unplaced genomic scaffold, ASM283717v5 random_1076, whole genome shotgun sequence:
TTCGGGACTGTGGCTGCGCTTGGTCTCCGCTTAGAGTCCACACTACCCCTTTCCCTCCCTGATGTCAGGGTCCCCATGTTTGAAGTCCCCAGCCTCACAAAGTGTACAGCTCAGGTGTCCCCAGATCCTCCAGACAAGACATACTCGCACAAAGAAAACCACCACAGCCCACAGTTCTCCACTGTGAGCTGGAGTTATAAATTTGCTCAGAtgtgtttcttcacctgtaagatTTGGACAATGGCTGTTTGCTTGTTAAATAGTAATAACAATCTTACGATCATATCAACAAAAGCCCCCAAATCTTAataacacagtatttttttttaatttgagggaagaatattattccttttttttttttttttttggccacgccacgtggcatgcaggaatgtaggatcttagctcccagaccggggatggaacctgtgccccctgtagtggaagtgtggagtcctaatcactggaccgccagggaattccccagcattcattttttataaaaactttaaagaacaTGAATGGAGGGAGAACCTGTCGTGAGGCTGGTAAAGAGTCTCTTCTTCCAGTGCAGAGCCAACAGTGCAAGGGAGAAACATCCTTTACTACTGTCTTCACATACATACAGCAATTGTGGTGCACATACATATGCCAGCCACTCAAGTACCACATCAGGCACTGTGGCCGTAAAGACAAAAAGATATAGTCATAGCTCTGAAGGACCTTGACAGATCTGGTGGGACcatcccagcacccagcacaatgcctggctcaTGGCAGGCTGGATGAAGAAATGAGGTCCACTCCAGAATGCTGAGTTGCAGGGGAAGGTTATCTGTGGGCAGGAGCTGAGTCCCTCTCTGCTCGGGGAGGTCTGGGAAGGCTGTTCCAGTGAGGTGCAGCGAGTGTGCATGttcccccaccccagagcctgcTGGGCCTGGCCTCTGAGCCACACTCCCCTAACTGGGGAGAAGCCACTTGGTGGGGCAAGTGGGTGGTGCTTTTGGGTtccagagagggaggcagaaaggATCTGGGGATCAAAATTTAGGGTTCCAACAGGACACGGCCACTAACCAGAAGCGTCTTGTGTTTCTGAGAAAGCTTGCGTTTCTGGGTATTCTTGGCTTCTGTGAGGAAGGAATCATCTACGATCACTCCTAAAGGTCGCAAGTGTGCTCTGCACAGAGAAGGAGAAGCAAGTGGTGGGTGACAGAGCCTTGAGTGGGGAGTACACTTCCACTCTTCCCAGAGCCACAAGACATGGCTTCCTTTCCCCTCAGAGCCAGGCTCTGGGTCTTCCCAGTGCTGCCTCCAGATTCCCAGAGGTGCTGCCAACAAGCTCCTGGCTCGGGGCCCAAACCATTTTCCCACATTCCCAGAAACCTTCTCCTCATCACTAGAGTCTCACCTACTCCTGCAGTGGCAGGACACCCTCACCATGAACCCAGAGAACCCTGCAGGCCTATACTTCCCTTCAGTGTTTAGCTGTGGCTGTGATGACAGTTCCATGAATGTGACAGCCACATTCTGGGGTGTGGTACCAAAAGCAGGTGCTACAGGACAAGAAGTACAGGGTCTGGGGTCCAAGAGGTAGGGTGGGAGTCTTGAGCCTCTACTTACTGGCTGATAGGGCCCAGAGGCTGACATCTGTGTTTCCAATAGGGACccctttgggcaagtcatttaacttctttcAGCCCAGTTTCCTCACAAGGAGGTGGAGACAGTTCTTGCATTTTCTATCTCACAATGTTGTTGTGAAGTTTAAATAAGAGTAAAAGAGATATGCAAAAATAACCTGTAGGGACTgccccggtggctcagtggttaagaatccgcctgccaatgcaggggacacgggttcgagccctggtacaggaagatcccacatgccacagagctactaagcctgtacgccacaactactgagcctgtgctctagagcccgcaagccacaactactgaagcccgcacgcctagagctctgtgctctgaaacaagagaagccactgcaatgagaagcctgcacacctaaacgaagagtagcccccgctcgtcacaactagaaaaagccagcacgcagcaacgaagtcccaacgcaaccaaaagaattaaaaattaattaatttaaaaaaatactttaaagaataACCTGTAAACTGCAAGGAGCTGCAGAGATATTAACTGTGACAGCAGGATGTGGGAAAAGTGGATCATAAGGATCCACTTTTAACTTCTAGGCCTCTTGGGGAGAGCCATCATTGCTCAAGCTAGGAAGGCATTTGGGGGTCTAGAGGGAGGGCTGCCTGTGGGCAGTCAGACTTAGGTGGAACAACAGGAAGAGGTGATCCCAGTAATCCATGGTGGCGGTGGGTGGGAGTGATTTATGCCACCAGATAGACTTGTGTCTTCATTCCCCTTGCTAGCTGGTGACCTTGGGTATGCTGTTTAACCTCTTGAACCCCAGTGTCTTTGTCCATAAAACTGAGACAAGGATTACCCAAACTCCAGGGAAGTTGAGAGCAGTGACGTGAACCCAGTTGGGAAACCCTGTCTTGCAGGGTTCTTCAGTCCTACTTCATGGAGCAGTGACACCCCAAACTCCAGTTCTCTATTGTCTCTAAACTGAACAAGTGTGAGCAAACCTTGTCCAATACGCAGCCAGTGTGGAAAAGGAAAGGTTTTTGCTCAGATGTTTATGGGTTTGAGACAGGATGCAGCAGATCAACCCATCTGCTCACTGGTTTAAATCATACCTTCCTGTCAAGACCAGTCAATTTTCTAAACTCTGTTCTTCTTGCTCCTGCTGGAACTACCACACGGGGCAAGGTAAGCAAGAAAACTATGGGGAACTCTACAAATCCTGAGAAGTTGCCAGATGGAAAATCTCAGTAGGTAAcatgttagtttttttttgttttttgtttgttgtttcagAAAGGACTCAGTGAGAAACAAAGTGATATGTAAGAGGTGGATGTATTtggagagaaacacactccacagacagagtgtgggccatctcaaaGGTGAGAGCGGCCGGTAACATATTAGTTTTGAATGCCAAGGGAGATAGTAGTCAAAAACAGATTtgcaaatgttaattttaaaaatacctggggcttccctggtggcgcagtggttaagaatccacctggcaatgcagggacacaggttcgagccctggtccaggaagatcccgcatgccgtggagcaactaagcctgtacgccacaactactgagcctgcactctagagcccgcgagccacaactactgagcccacatgctgcaactactgaagcccacgagccacaactactgagcccgcatgctgcaactactgaagcctgcacgcctagagcccgtgctccgcaacaagagaagccaccgcaacgagaagcccgtgcaccgcaacgaagagtagcccctgctcaccacaagagaaagcccgcgtgaagcaacgaagacccaacgcagccaaaaataaataaataaaataaataaatttaaaaacacctgGTAGAGTCTATACACTTATCCAAAAAGCTTAGGATGCTTCTTtagtattatattaaatattttacaccAGTTCTCAGAGAGGAATGGGAAATGGATTATCTATATTTCTACTTCAAAAGTGGAGAAAACTCAGTCATTTAACTAATGGCAAGCAGTGGGTTTGACAGGGATAAGTCCTGGTACTGAGTGAAGTCAAGCTACTGAGTTCCATCCACAAATCTACTGTGCCAGGGATGTGAGGCTGAAAGGAGAAAGCCAATGCGGAGGAGAAGCCTGCCGCAGGAAAATGCACAATTCAAaggtccatttatttatttttttggctacactgtgtggcttgcgggatcttagttccccgagcagggattgaacccaggccctcggcagtaagAGTgcagtgtcctaaccactggaccaccagggaattccctcaaagtCACTTTTAGAGGGTCCTGCTGACATTTGTGTAGTGCTAAGGTCTGGCCCATGCTTCATCATCCTGGCCCTGCTCTaaggggagctggaggaggacACCCACACTATTCCTCTAAGGGAAGCAGTGAGCTTGGCCCAATATACTATATACCGCTAAACACTGGTGAATGAAGAATATGGGCAGGAATGACGTTTTGTACTGTCACCAAATTCAGCATCAGCAATTACATTGTGCTTCCTTCTTAAAATACATGGGGATTCtctttctgagtctgtttcataTCCCTTTCAAACATGATTGCAGTTTCCTAAATCATTCGTGTGTTGGGTAACAACactctttctcaagactgctgtCTGGTTTTTGTGATTCATTTCGTGACTTTTCTCGTCTTTCTCTGTCAAGGCAGCTGACCATGGGGGATTAGAGTTTAGGTGAGATCAGGTTTTTTGCATTAGGAAGGAGTAGAAGCGAGAAAGTACATTCAttaaacacttactgaatgcctaTTATGTGCAAGAGCTGTCAAGAGAGCTTCATATATGCTGCCTAAATTTTCCCAACAGTTTAAGGTGGGCTGTGTCATTCCCATGTTTGAGATatggaaacagaggcccagaatTTAAGGGCCTTCTCCTAGCTCTCAGTGCTAGAAAGGTATTTAGCCAAAATTTTTGTATTGGTATGTATACTTTGTGGCTTTCCTGGCTAACGGAGCTTGTTATCATATTTGCAGTGTCCAGATGCTGCACCCCTGAATACACGCAGGAGCTACCTTGAGGCCATGGGATGTTCTTGGGCTGCTTGGAGATGCTTCTTTGTCATAAGCCAGTGGGTGAAGAGGTTGTTTATCCTTGTGGCTAAGATCTCAGGTTCGGGTCTCACATGGCTGGGTTCAAATACTAGCTCCATCACTTATAAACATGCGTAAGACACATGATCTCTTCAGGATTCTATTTCTCTATTTGTAAAATAGTGATATtactacctcatagagttgttgtgagggttaaatatgGTGTATAGAGCACTTGGCACATAATACACGCTCAATACGAAAAAGCTGGCTATTACTAATGATAAAGAGCGCCTGCCCTTTTACTTGAATGTAACGACCTTCCTGGGCTGACAAGTCATCTGAGATTCTAACTGTTTCTGCACCACTGATCCTGTGGGGCTGGAGCCCCAAACCAATGGACAGAGGCAGGAGGTGCAGAGGTCCGAATCAGGTACAATATCTCTTCTGGAAGTACTCAAGGCCTCCTCTCCCCCCTCAGCCCGGCCAGCGCCTACCTCGACGTGGTCGCGAAGCTGGGGCACTGCGGCTTCGGGGAGTCCATGACCCTAGGGCAGCCGTGCAGCCAGCACTAGTGGCCTAGGAAGCTGCGGTAGTTTACAGCCCGTAGCCATGGCGACCAGGTCCCAGCAGCCCAGCGGAGGGGACGGGGTCAGGATTGTGCCACGCCTCCGAGCCACGCACCCGCGGGCTGGGAGGAAGGCCAAGTAGCAAAGGTGGACTCGAACTGGGAATAGGGTCTCCTCAGAGTCAGTCACTGTAGCGGATATGACCCTAGCGACCAGAACTGAGGCAGGGAGATAAACAGAGGCcatgggggagggaggtgagctGAGAGGCCGGAGCCGCGTTGCCAGCGGGAATTGTAGTTTTCGGTGCCCAGTGTCTCAGCCGAGCAGGCTTATAGCCGAGGGGATTTGTACTACATCTCCCAGAGATCCTTACGAGACCAAGCTCTCCCGCCCCTGGAGAGCTCTGCATTGTGGGAAATGGAGTCCAAAATGTGGCTAGCTGTAGTGGTGTCGAAGGAGAGGTTCCGGACTGGGACTCGGTTTCCCTGCGGCCCAGGTTGGCTCGCTGGCCATTGGCTGAAAGAGGCGGATCTGGTCCCGCTTTTCCCCGCCCCCGGTGACACAATAGCAGCTCCCTCCAAGATGGCGGCGGCGACGGCAGACCTGGGAGCTGGGAACCTGCAGGTTGGCGACTCCTCCGGCGGGGGCACTGGATGCGGGCTGCCGTCCCCAGGGGAGCAGGAACTGAGCCGGCGCCTGCAGCGCCTGTATCCCGCGGTCAACCAGCACGAGACGCCGCTGCCGCGCTCCTGGAGCCCCAAGGACAAGTACAACTACATCGGCCTCTCCCAGGGCAACCTCCGCGTCCACTACAAAGGTATTGGCCTGTTTGGTCGCAGTGGGAGAAGGCCAGAGCGTCTGCGGGGTGGGTGTGGTGCCCAGCCCGTGCTCCATCACGTCCCTTCCCCAGCTCGAGTGCTCCGGCTTGGGCCTTAGTTCCTGCGGGGTGTCTAGGGTGGTGGGGCTGACCAGGCCAAGGATTGACTGCCTAGTCTGCTCTGCCCTGAGACATCTGATGTCAGGAGAACCGCAGCAGGTGTCCAAACCCAGTACTGGGCTGGACATTCTTCTCAGGGCCTTCCTGCTTGTTTTGGGGTACCTCCGACTCGAGCTAGGCCCTTCACCACTGCTTAGTTTCATAAGTGTCTGAAGAAAGGGGTGGTCACATCCTCTCCATTAGCCAGAGGCCTATGAGCTTGCTCACCTGCCAGACATCCCAGACAAGACCTAGGGTTCTGCGCTAAAGTTGTGGGGGCGTCTTCCAGGGCTGCCTCTTCCTCCCCTAGTCTTCCAAGTGGGCTGCCTGTATCTTGGAGAGTCTGCCAGCAGCACTAGGGAATCTCTCACATATGCACCCACATTGCATGTACCCTCCTGTGGTTTGAATGGCAGTGTCTCAGGCAGAGCTGCTATTCTCAGGAGGAGGTGAGCCAAAGGTGGGAGGTTTATGTGTTTGCTCAGTTGTTTTCTGATTATTCCTTGGACTGTGCAAGGGCTTCCTCTGGCCATGGAGGGATGAAGTTGCCACGGAGCAGAGAAGAATGAGGcttccatttgcatttccttctgcTGAAATTTCTTCCTTGCCCTCTTCTATTAGGTCATGGCAAAAATCACAAAGATGCAGCCTCAGTGCGTGCCACCCACCCCATACCTGCTGCCTGTGGCATTTATTACTTTGAGGTGAAGATTGTCAGCAAAGGAAGAGATGGGTAAGCCCTTCCTGACCACGTTCTTTCCCCCAACACTGAACTGTTCCCTGTGGTCAGAGTTTGAGTTCTCCTGGTTGACACctgtgactggtgtgagctgcTGAACTGCATTGGTCTGGGCTGCGAAGGGTTGAATAGCGGATACCTCTGTTACCTGGCCGTGGGCATGGCCTGGTCTAAGCAGCAGCTTTTGATGACAAATAGATACATTTTGTAGAGGAGGGGCTTCTCTTTAGTGATAGTGTAATGAGCTACATCAACAGGTCAGGGGAACAAATAACAAGTTTACATTAACAAATCAGCGTCCAGAATGGAGTTCCCCCACTGTTGTGTGGTGTTTGTGACTTCCCTCCTTTCACACTCTTGCTGTATTCAAGATTCCTTTTTATGGCATTTAGTCATGGTAGAGGCCCCTATAGACTTCAAAGGGATAGTAGAGTCTATGCAGCATTCATCAAAGCTGTGGCAGCCACTGGTCTGTCATCTTAGGGTAAACAGCATGCACACGGTCAGAATCAGATAAGCTTGCTACTCCTAAACTTGTTTTTCAGTCCAGGGACTTGAACAGCAGTTGGATCAGCGTTAGGAAGGTCCTCATTAAAGTCAGCATTAGGGAGGCTCCCTATTTTACGATGATCTAAGCAGATACAGGAAATCAGAAgggagatttttcatttttcttccttttcttctcctagTCTCCCTTTTTTTTGGCTATTGTCACAAAGCAGGTGTTTAAGTTatgaaataacataattttagCTGCTTTGGAAAGGTTTTCCTCATCAGACCTTAGGTCTGGTGTGGGTAGTTTGCAAACCCCACCAGTGACCTTCCTTCCAACCCTGATGTGTGTTCTTGAGCATTTAGAATACTTCCTCTCTCCTAGGGACTGTTCCCCTTGTGGTACATGCAAAATGCCTGGCCAAGGGGCTCTGCTGGGGGCAAGACTGATGGAATTGGAGCTTTGCCTGCTTCCTCAGTGAAGTTGTAACAGCTGTGCCGGGCAGGGCTCTGTGGTTGTGGGTAGGTCATGGGGTTTTTATCTCCTTGTCTGTACTGTGGGGAGCTAGGCCAGCATCTAAGCTACCTGTAATCCCAGAATTCTATGATTCTGAAGTTCTGATCATGGCAAGCTATTGCATCTTTTACTTTTATCCTCATATAGTGCATTTACAGGTAGGAAGTTTATATTATTGGAGGGCTTTAAATCTATTTTCCCTGATAAAAGCGCATGTATTTAATGTGGTTGAACTAGTGTGAATGAGAACGgcctcttaaaacaaaacaaacactgcAAAAATAGTTACAATATAGACTGAAATGTTGGTGCTGCAGTCTCATATTGCCAAAGAAATGGAGGGGCATTTCCTAAACTTGTAGGGAGGAAAATGGATTATTTTCTCTAGAGTCCTTAATCGTAGATAACAGCGAGCTAATAAAAGACAAGAACAGTTTTTCAGAAGGTCTCTACATTTCAGTTTAAATGTGGAGACCTGGGTTCCTTCACCTGGCTTTTAACATTTCAGTTATAAGTGGGTCTTGCTGGAAAAGGCCCTGTATCTTGTTAGATTGCCTTACTGTAGGTATTGCCTGCAAATCCAAagaaagttgagcatcttttcccaaCTTTCCCAGCATTTTTACATGAGGTAAATATAGCTGTTAAGCTGACCTGGAAATCTCAGTTTTAGAAAGGTCCCAGGTCATGTATGCTTGTGGTGGCCTGCTTCAGTTGACCACTGTCAGAGGAAAGGTGTGTGAATGTCACCTATGGCCTCTTTATGGAATCCCTGAAAGCCTTCTCATGGCTAAGATATAGCCAGGTGGGCCAGATGTGGTTTTCAGGAGGCCAAGGGCAGTTCCAGGGCAGACAATGATCAGCTTGTTTCCTGTTTCCCATCAGTGTTGAAGGTGTTTGGTCCATGACCCAGCTGTTAACTGGTTATGTAGCTTTCCTGTATTATCTAGTTCCATCCTCATGGCATCTCTGGAAAGTGGCTGGAGCAGATGATGATGTACCTGTTTTGTGGGTGAGCCCTGAGCCCCTGGGATGTTTGGTGACCTGCCCTGGCTGCGGGGCTTAGGGTGTGCAGTGGAGTAGCCTAACTTGTCAGATGCCCTCACCTGATCCCAGACACGTGTGTCCACGCTGCTGCTGCCTTTCCCTGTTGCATTGCTTGCCTGGGTAGAGTGAGGGAATGTCCAGTTGGATTCTTAGGGGATCACAGTGTTCTTAGGGGACAGAGCTGAAAGGTGCTTAGTGCTGAGTGGGCCCAGAGAAGTGTGGCGTGCTCTGGACTGGGCTTGATTGACTTAGCATCCCATTGAATCTGTAAACTTGTTTTTCTGTAGATTTGAGTACAGGCCTCCTTTGTAAAAGGTGTTTATGAACCTAGTTGTCAGTGCCATTGTTTTCCAGAAAGGCCTTTGTTCTGACTATGTCTTTTGTAGCAGAACACACTAAGCTTGTCTAATTAGAAAGGTTTCATTTCAGGGGTTATACTGATTCATACCTTCTGTGTGCCAGTTGCATGCTAGGTACAGGGAGAACAACAGTAAAGCCTGCACAGGCCAGCCTTGTCCTCAGAGAGCCTCTGGCCTATTCTGTAGAGAGTCCACTGAAAGGCTCTCTACAAGaggaggcagggcctgggcaTGGTTTTgagggatgagtaggagtttctCAGCAGGTGAGACCTGTTGGGCCTAAAATGAGCCTGGTTGGTAACTGGCTTGACATCTGGGTGCTGGGCTTTCTGAGCACTCCTCAAGTGTAAGGGagagctggagaaggaggggTTATGTTTGAGCTAAGAGCCAGGCTTAGACTGATGGGCTTCAGCTGCATTTGCCGAGTCACCAGAGCTGGGAACCCCAGGAGCAGATCTGGTGGGGTGAGGAGACATCAGAGCCCTGCCACTGGTGCCAGGAGATAAGGGCATCTGGGTTGATCTTGTTAGGAAGCCAAGGAGGCCCTGAAACTGAGGGTCCCTGGGGAAATGACATGCTCAGGCAGAGTTCATGGACCTTTGGGTGTCTCCAGCTCTTAGTGATGACACATGGAGGGTGTGGCTGACTAGGCTGACAGATGCTCCAGTGTGACCCTCAAAATAGCCTGTAACATCATCCCAGCAGCGGCGGTGGTGGTGGCCTCCTAACATGTGATGAGTGGCTCTACCCAAGAACAGCAAGGCTGGGCTAGAGCACTGGATGGAGCTGCGGGGGTGGGATGCGGGcgctctcctctcctctgcatCTGGTGCTCAGGCCCAGGCCCTGTGGCCCTTTGGCCACAGCCAGCCTGCCTTTCCTTTCACTTGCAGCCAGCTTCCTTTGGCCAGGCAGTAATGTGCTCATCCATTAATTCTCCACATGACAACGAGGCACCATTGTTTTGTCCCAGGCCCAGACCTGGGCCCCAGGATACAGGCCTGAGGCCTATCTAAAGAGGAGGCAGATAGGCCTGTGCACATGACCTCACAGGCTGGTGTAGAAGAAGCCCATTCATGGTGTGTGCTGTACCCAGGGGTGGCCCAGAGGTTGGACTTCCTCCTGTACCTGAGAGTCTGGGGAAAGCTTCATATAAGAGGTGATGATGCTGAATCTGGAAGGATAGGTTGGAGGGTTCCAGATGGACAAAGTGAGAAGCGATGCTCTAGACGAAAGGAACAGTGCCTCAAAGACGTGGAACACAGAGCatgaggtaggcaggggccaggtcaGAAATACCTTATGTGCTTTGGCCAGAGAGCTTGGGCTTATCCTGAGGGCAGTAGCAATATACGAGGACTTTGGATCTGCCtgcacttttatatttatttatttacttggctgcttggggtctcagttgcggcatgtgggatctttagttgtggcatgtgagatccagttccctgaccagggatcgaacccaggccccctgcattgggagcacggagtctcaaccactggaccaccagggaagtcccctgcctgCACTTTTGAGAGTGGATAGGGGAGAAGAAACTCTGCTGGTTTGGTTCAGCCAGGCCCCTCTGGCTGAGATTCCTGTCCGGTGCGGGCcagtggctttatttttatttttttaaaaagaatttattatttattatttatttatttattcattcattcattcattcattggctgcgttgggtcttcgttgctgcgtgtgggctttctctagttgcggcgagcaggggctactctttgttgcgttgcacagacttctcttgttgcagagcacgggctctaggcgtgtgggcttcagtagttgtggctcgcgagctctagagcgcaggctcagtagttgtggcacacgggcttcgttgctcagcggcatgtgggatcttcctggaccagggctcg
This window harbors:
- the LOC114485338 gene encoding ran-binding protein 10-like, yielding MAAATADLGAGNLQVGDSSGGGTGCGLPSPGEQELSRRLQRLYPAVNQHETPLPRSWSPKDKYNYIGLSQGNLRVHYKGHGKNHKDAASVRATHPIPAACGIYYFEVKIVSKGRDGPAWVMEDSPVN